Proteins from a genomic interval of Nitrospina gracilis Nb-211:
- a CDS encoding P-II family nitrogen regulator — protein MKKVEAVIKPFKLDEVKDKLNEIGIKGITVSEVKGFGRQKGHTELYRGAEYVVDFLPKIKLEIIIPDNQLDDVVDAIMKSAQTGRIGDGKIFVTDLVDTIRIRTGERGEEAI, from the coding sequence ATGAAAAAAGTGGAGGCAGTGATCAAGCCGTTCAAACTCGACGAGGTCAAGGACAAGCTCAACGAGATCGGCATCAAAGGCATTACCGTCAGCGAGGTGAAGGGGTTCGGCCGGCAGAAGGGGCACACTGAACTCTACCGGGGCGCAGAGTACGTGGTGGATTTTCTCCCCAAGATCAAACTCGAAATCATCATCCCCGACAACCAGCTCGACGACGTTGTGGACGCCATCATGAAAAGCGCCCAGACGGGCCGGATCGGCGACGGCAAGATCTTCGTCACCGACCTGGTGGACACCATTCGAATTCGCACAGGGGAACGAGGCGAAGAAGCCATCTGA
- the glnA gene encoding type I glutamate--ammonia ligase — MTPKEVIDFAKNKNAEIVDLKFMDLLGTWQHFSVPMSELEEHLFEEGLGFDGSSIRGWQAINASDMLVMPDSTTAVMDPFMQVPTISMICNIVDPITKEKYTRDPRNIAQKAEAYLKSTGIGDTAYFGPEPEFFLFDDVRYEVGINRSAYYVDSREGNWNSGRDEGPNLGYKPRHKEGYFPVAPSDSLQDIRTEMLLIMEKVGIAMECHHHEVASGGQCEIDMRFSDMVKCADNLMWFKYVVKNVARRHNKTATFMPKPIYGDNGSGMHVHQSIWKDGKPLFAGNSYAGMSEMGMHYIGGVLKHARALAAFVAPTNNSYKRLVPGFEAPVNLAYSSRNRSASIRIPMYSPSPKAKRIECRFPDPTANGYLAFSAMLMAGLDGIENKIDPGEPLDKDIYALGPEDLANIPSLPTSLEEALECLEEDHEFLLKGDVFTQDIIDRWISYKREHEVAPIRLRPHPYEFYLYYDA; from the coding sequence ATGACCCCCAAAGAAGTAATCGATTTTGCTAAAAACAAAAATGCCGAGATCGTGGACCTGAAGTTCATGGACCTTCTGGGCACGTGGCAGCACTTCAGCGTTCCCATGAGCGAGCTGGAGGAGCACCTGTTTGAAGAAGGTTTGGGATTCGATGGTTCCAGCATCCGCGGCTGGCAGGCCATCAACGCCAGCGACATGCTGGTCATGCCGGACAGCACCACGGCGGTGATGGATCCTTTCATGCAGGTTCCGACTATCAGCATGATCTGCAACATCGTCGATCCCATCACCAAGGAAAAATACACCCGCGACCCGCGCAACATCGCACAGAAAGCGGAAGCGTACCTGAAATCGACGGGCATCGGCGACACGGCATACTTCGGACCGGAACCGGAATTTTTCCTGTTCGACGACGTGCGCTATGAAGTGGGCATCAACCGCTCCGCATACTATGTCGATTCGCGTGAAGGCAACTGGAACAGCGGCCGCGATGAAGGTCCCAACCTGGGCTACAAGCCGCGCCACAAGGAAGGTTACTTCCCGGTTGCGCCGAGCGACAGCCTGCAGGACATCCGCACCGAGATGCTGCTCATCATGGAAAAGGTCGGCATCGCGATGGAATGCCATCACCACGAAGTGGCTTCCGGCGGTCAGTGCGAAATCGATATGCGCTTCTCCGACATGGTGAAATGCGCAGACAACCTGATGTGGTTCAAGTACGTCGTGAAAAACGTCGCGCGCCGCCACAACAAGACGGCGACCTTCATGCCGAAACCGATTTACGGAGACAATGGTTCCGGCATGCACGTGCACCAGAGCATCTGGAAAGACGGCAAGCCGCTGTTCGCGGGCAACAGCTACGCGGGCATGAGCGAGATGGGCATGCACTACATCGGCGGCGTGTTGAAGCACGCACGCGCACTTGCAGCGTTCGTCGCTCCGACCAACAACTCGTACAAACGGCTGGTACCCGGTTTCGAGGCGCCGGTCAACCTGGCGTACTCCAGCCGCAACCGCAGTGCGTCCATCCGCATCCCCATGTACTCGCCCAGCCCGAAGGCCAAGCGCATCGAGTGCCGCTTCCCGGACCCGACCGCCAACGGCTACCTGGCATTCTCGGCGATGTTGATGGCCGGACTCGACGGCATCGAAAACAAAATCGATCCGGGCGAACCGCTGGACAAGGACATCTACGCCCTCGGGCCGGAAGACCTCGCCAACATCCCCAGCCTGCCGACGTCTCTTGAAGAAGCGTTGGAATGCCTGGAGGAAGACCACGAGTTCCTGCTCAAAGGCGACGTGTTCACGCAGGACATCATCGACCGGTGGATCTCTTACAAGCGGGAACACGAAGTGGCGCCCATCCGCCTGCGCCCGCATCCGTACGAGTTCTACCTGTACTACGATGCGTAA
- a CDS encoding lysophospholipid acyltransferase family protein: MKRFLYNRILVPLLIAVGTTWFKSLRIECENPEAVRALRESGKPHILTCWHQHLILMFYYLRGWSDLTILISPSADGDIAAGLCDHLGFRVVRGSSYKQPLTSSRGLVKTLRQNLKIAVIADGSRGPRHVAQPGILRISQVTGAPYSICAWDARWKLRFNSWDHFLLPLPFSRCRIAFGPTLPAIPKGTDGGLFEERRQELENTLMDLTRQVEWN, from the coding sequence ATGAAAAGGTTTCTTTATAATCGCATCCTCGTGCCGCTGTTGATTGCAGTCGGCACAACCTGGTTCAAGTCGCTCAGGATCGAGTGCGAAAACCCGGAAGCCGTGCGCGCGCTTCGCGAGTCCGGAAAGCCGCACATCCTCACCTGCTGGCATCAACACCTCATTCTCATGTTTTATTATTTACGCGGGTGGAGCGACCTCACCATCCTGATCAGCCCGAGTGCCGATGGCGACATCGCGGCAGGCCTGTGCGATCACCTGGGGTTCCGCGTGGTGCGCGGCTCGTCATACAAACAGCCTCTCACCAGTTCACGTGGCCTGGTAAAGACCCTGCGGCAAAACCTGAAAATCGCCGTCATCGCCGACGGCTCGCGCGGGCCCCGTCACGTGGCACAACCCGGCATACTGCGTATCAGCCAGGTGACCGGGGCGCCCTACTCCATCTGCGCGTGGGACGCGCGGTGGAAACTCCGCTTCAACAGTTGGGACCATTTCCTCCTGCCCCTGCCCTTCAGCCGGTGCCGAATCGCCTTTGGCCCCACCCTGCCCGCCATTCCCAAAGGCACTGACGGGGGCCTTTTCGAGGAGCGGCGGCAGGAATTGGAGAACACACTGATGGACTTGACCCGGCAGGTGGAGTGGAACTGA
- the glnE gene encoding bifunctional [glutamate--ammonia ligase]-adenylyl-L-tyrosine phosphorylase/[glutamate--ammonia-ligase] adenylyltransferase, with product MNVVTRLSSLVLEGQAWSDTWAEPLSGVGFDDPKKAWHNLTLLKEQANFNELYPTFFPSLLECLEQCYDPDLALNNFERLSTKLPDKEHLYSFLTRMPDFLNALMILFSGSQVLTDSLLRHPEFFDWLVEPETLNSSRTKDQVYRDFYTMRDQAPAGKTIPSLLRKFKKREYIRIGLRDLMGRADTLETLQDLSDLADVCLQVAYEHTYRELVNKHGAPMFRDLDGKEKESEFTILSMGKLGGRELNYSSDIDLIYIYTSAEGETRAQDGITPTSGPITSYEFHTRLGQSITRLINEITSEGNVFRVDLNLRPEGQNGEIAHSLSFCEIYYESVGRTWERQALIKARVSAGSEKLGRQFFSMIRPFVYRKTLDFNAIEEVKSLKRKVDANLKQKKQEKGNIKLGFGGIREIEFIIQSYQLLFGGRDPSLRDASTLSTLTKLKEREFFTAEEYKKLYDAYIFLRNLENRVQLTFGLQTYSIPKETRSQAVLARKMGFHAETVPTLAENLQKEFERHTFFVGSMFDQLFSEDKDQKAAHDTSQKWDARQDIESRFSEEYLARFPLADTRRAYQFLCSLRDGPTAKPTTERGVQTFYRVLPSILNLCRQVPNANSAVENLVKFIEASKARETYLNLLHENEKFLELLLILFGSSETLSTVLIKQPNFIDVLSNVESLYRFKTPEKMKRELNDSLSTCESAEQRNLLLRWFKQAEELRIGTRYLIHEADLPGTLMDLSNLADLYLQSVLKLAWDRVQAESKAPRPREGFAIIGLGKLGGRELNFGSDLDIVFVYDENADGSEGDLTAMTMYSQIAQGLFQLSSESSAVGPAYKIDTDLRPEGSRGALVLSLKGYQDYFESRGRIWEQQAMTRARFIAGDQKLGDRFLEVAHQFTYRSKLEYGSLIEIARLRERMEKELAEETKKGRNVKLGHGGLADIEFTVQILQLMHGRRNPKLRATHTLEVINTLSAYGILQYEQAESLQKNYEFLRNVECSLRLISPQFSNHLPKDPAALQTLARILGYEGENREAAEALMADYEETTKNVRTFYTNNLDTFLRTAL from the coding sequence ATGAATGTCGTTACCCGTTTGAGCTCGCTTGTGCTGGAAGGACAAGCCTGGTCGGATACGTGGGCCGAGCCGCTTTCCGGCGTCGGCTTCGACGATCCCAAAAAGGCCTGGCACAACCTGACCCTGCTCAAGGAGCAGGCCAACTTCAACGAACTGTATCCAACCTTTTTTCCCAGCCTGCTGGAATGTCTGGAACAGTGCTACGATCCGGACCTCGCGCTCAACAACTTCGAGCGCCTGTCCACCAAACTGCCGGACAAGGAACACCTGTACTCGTTCCTCACCCGCATGCCGGATTTTCTGAACGCCCTCATGATTCTTTTTTCCGGAAGCCAGGTGCTCACCGACTCGCTTCTGCGCCACCCGGAATTTTTCGACTGGCTGGTGGAACCCGAAACGCTGAACAGTTCCCGCACCAAGGACCAGGTGTACCGCGATTTCTATACGATGCGGGACCAGGCCCCGGCAGGCAAAACCATCCCGTCGCTTCTGCGCAAGTTCAAAAAGCGCGAATACATCCGCATCGGTCTGCGTGACCTGATGGGCCGCGCCGATACACTGGAAACGCTGCAGGACCTGTCGGACCTGGCTGACGTGTGCCTGCAGGTCGCCTATGAACATACCTACCGCGAACTCGTGAACAAACACGGCGCGCCCATGTTCCGGGACCTCGACGGCAAGGAAAAGGAATCCGAGTTCACCATTCTTTCAATGGGCAAGCTGGGTGGACGCGAACTGAACTACAGTTCCGACATCGACCTCATCTACATCTACACCAGCGCCGAAGGCGAAACCCGCGCGCAGGACGGCATCACGCCCACCTCCGGCCCGATCACCAGCTACGAGTTCCACACCAGGCTGGGGCAAAGCATCACCCGCCTCATCAATGAAATCACAAGCGAGGGCAACGTGTTCCGCGTCGACCTCAACCTGCGGCCGGAGGGCCAGAACGGGGAGATCGCGCACTCGCTCTCCTTCTGTGAGATCTATTACGAGTCGGTGGGACGCACCTGGGAACGACAGGCGCTCATCAAGGCCCGCGTTTCCGCGGGCAGTGAAAAACTGGGGCGGCAGTTCTTTTCCATGATCCGTCCGTTCGTCTACCGGAAAACGCTCGACTTCAACGCCATCGAGGAGGTGAAGTCGCTCAAGCGCAAGGTGGACGCCAACCTGAAACAGAAAAAACAGGAAAAGGGCAACATCAAGCTCGGCTTTGGCGGCATTCGCGAAATCGAGTTCATCATTCAGTCCTACCAGTTGCTCTTTGGAGGACGCGATCCCAGTCTGCGCGACGCCAGCACCCTGTCCACATTGACCAAGCTCAAGGAACGGGAATTCTTCACCGCGGAAGAATATAAAAAACTGTACGACGCGTACATTTTTTTACGCAACCTCGAGAACCGCGTGCAGTTGACCTTCGGCCTGCAAACCTACAGCATCCCCAAGGAAACGCGAAGCCAGGCGGTGCTGGCGCGGAAGATGGGGTTCCATGCCGAAACCGTTCCCACGCTCGCCGAAAACCTGCAAAAGGAATTCGAACGCCACACGTTTTTTGTCGGCTCCATGTTCGATCAATTGTTCTCTGAAGACAAAGACCAGAAAGCCGCACACGACACGTCGCAAAAATGGGACGCACGGCAGGATATCGAAAGCCGCTTTTCGGAAGAATACCTTGCCCGGTTTCCCTTGGCCGACACCCGGCGCGCCTACCAGTTTCTCTGTTCCCTGCGTGACGGCCCGACCGCCAAGCCCACCACGGAGCGCGGCGTCCAGACGTTCTACCGGGTTCTTCCATCCATTCTGAATTTGTGCCGCCAAGTCCCGAACGCCAATTCCGCCGTGGAGAACCTGGTCAAGTTCATCGAGGCCAGCAAGGCAAGGGAAACATACCTGAACCTGCTTCACGAAAACGAAAAGTTCCTGGAGCTTCTGCTCATCCTGTTCGGCTCCAGCGAAACGCTGTCCACGGTCCTCATCAAGCAACCCAACTTCATCGACGTGCTTTCCAACGTCGAGTCGCTGTACCGGTTCAAGACACCGGAAAAAATGAAGCGGGAGTTGAACGATTCCCTGTCGACCTGCGAGTCGGCGGAGCAACGCAACCTGTTGCTTCGCTGGTTCAAGCAGGCGGAAGAATTGCGCATCGGCACGCGTTACCTCATCCACGAAGCGGACCTGCCGGGCACCTTGATGGACCTGTCCAACCTGGCGGACCTCTACCTCCAGTCCGTGCTCAAACTGGCATGGGACCGGGTGCAGGCCGAATCCAAAGCCCCACGCCCGCGCGAGGGCTTCGCCATCATCGGCCTCGGCAAGCTGGGCGGACGCGAGTTGAATTTCGGTTCGGATCTCGACATCGTCTTTGTTTACGACGAAAACGCGGACGGATCGGAAGGCGACCTCACCGCCATGACCATGTACTCGCAAATCGCGCAGGGCCTGTTCCAATTGTCGTCGGAAAGCTCCGCCGTGGGTCCGGCGTACAAGATCGACACCGACCTGCGCCCGGAAGGAAGCCGCGGCGCGCTGGTGCTGTCGCTCAAGGGATACCAGGACTACTTCGAGTCGCGCGGCCGAATCTGGGAACAACAGGCCATGACCCGCGCGCGTTTCATCGCCGGGGACCAGAAACTGGGGGACCGGTTCCTCGAGGTGGCGCACCAGTTCACGTACCGCTCCAAACTGGAGTACGGGTCGTTGATCGAGATCGCGCGCCTGCGCGAACGCATGGAAAAGGAACTGGCGGAAGAAACCAAGAAAGGCAGGAACGTGAAACTCGGCCACGGCGGGCTGGCGGACATCGAGTTCACCGTACAGATTCTGCAACTGATGCACGGGCGGCGCAATCCCAAACTGCGCGCCACGCACACGCTGGAAGTCATCAACACCCTGTCCGCCTACGGCATCCTGCAGTACGAACAGGCGGAGAGCCTGCAGAAAAATTACGAATTCCTGCGCAACGTGGAGTGCAGTCTGCGCCTCATCAGTCCGCAGTTCAGCAACCATCTGCCGAAAGACCCGGCGGCTTTGCAAACGCTGGCGCGCATCCTCGGATACGAGGGGGAAAACAGAGAGGCGGCGGAGGCGCTGATGGCCGACTACGAGGAAACCACGAAAAACGTGCGCACGTTTTACACGAACAACCTGGACACGTTTCTGCGCACGGCCCTGTGA